ATTTGAGGCCCCTTTTTACAGCGTCATCGGAAAAAGGGTCCTCAAATTGTGGCGGCCTGCCTGCCGGTAGGCAGGGAGGAGCCGCCCGACGACAGGACCCGGAGGCATATGGAGTTATCCATGGATATGCAGAGGCTCAGGATATTCTGCGAGGTATATCGCCAGCGCGGATTTTCGCAGGCTGCGCGCAGGCTCAAGCTCACGCAGTCCGCGGTGAGCCAGCAGGTGCGCGCACTCGAGCGGGAGCTCGGCGTCGCCCTGTTCGACCCGCAGTCGCGCGCGAGCCCGACCGCCGCCGGGGACTACCTCTTCAGGGAGGGGAACCTGATCTTGGCGACCGTCGAGGACGTCTGCAGGGGCGCCCAGGGAGCCGGCGGGCTCGGGAGCGGCATGGTCAAGTTCGGCATGATCGACACCGCTGCCATCGAGATCATGCCCGGCGTGCTCTCCGCCTTCAGGAGGGCCCACCCCGAGGTGAAGGTCGAGGCGGTGGTCAGGGCCAGCGGCGAGCTCATGGAGATGGTGGCGGGCCACGAGATAGAGTTCGCGATAGCGGTCACGAACCGGACCCCCCAGGGCCTCGACTCCTCCACGGTGTACCGCGACTCTATCGTCGCGGTCGTGCCCCAGGGTTCGCGATTCAAGGGCCCGAGAGTCTCGATACGCGAGCTGCGCGGCGAGCCGCTTATCCTCTATCCCCTCTCGTCGCACTCGCGCATGCTCATCGAGGACGTCTTCCGCTCGAACGGCATGGTGCCCACGGTCGCCATGGAGATGCACTACCCCGAGGCGATCTGCTCGCTGGTAGCGCAGGGCATGGGGGTGGGGCTCATCTCCGAGCTCTCCGCGCGCGAGCAGAAGCTGCGCGGCCAGCGCGCGGTGATGATCCGCGAGTTCGAGGGCGTGCGCGAGATCGGCATCGTGCTCCACAAGAGGCGGAGGCCCTCCCCGCAGGCCAGGGCGCTCATGGATGCGGTGAATGCAGCCGGCCGCCGAAGGTAGCGCCGATCCTTTATTCTCTTGATGTCGCGTGCAGATGCTGCGATATGGAAGTCACACAAAACAGAGAGGAGATAAAAAATGGAAAAGGAGAAGACGGGCATGCCGCTTCTCGGCGACAGGTTTCCTGACATGAAGGTTCAGACAACGCACGGCATGAAGAACCTGCCTGGCGACTATTCGGGCAAATGGTTTGTCCTGTTCAGCCATCCCGCGGATTTTACGCCGGTGTGCACGACGGAGTTCGTGGCCTTTCAGAAGAGATACGAAAAGTTCAGAGCCCTGAACTGCGAGCTCATCGGCATGAGCGTGGACCAGGTATTCTCCCACATCAAGTGGGAGGAGTGGATAAAGGAAAAGTTGGACGTCCAGATCCAGTTCCCCATCATTGCCGATACCGGGGCCGTGGCGGAGAAACTGGGTTTAATTCACCCCGGCAAGGGATCGAATACGGTCAGGGCCGTCTTCGTGGTGGATGCGGAGGGGGCGATAAGGATAATGTTCTATTATCCGCAGGAGCTGGGCAGAAACATGGACGAGATATTGAGGTCGGTCCAGGCGATGCAGGTCTCGGACAAGAACGGAGTTGCGATGCCGGCGCACTGGCCGGATAGCGAAGTCGTGGGGAAGGACCACGTGATCATCCCGCCGCCCAAGGACGTCAAGACGGCACAGGAGAGGTTTCAAAAGGCGAAGTCAGGCGAGTTCGAATGCCTCGACTGGTGGCTGTGCCATAAAAAGCTGTGATATCAAGTACATAAATTTAAAGAGGGCCCCCTGGAGAGGGGCCCTCTTTGTCATCCTCCCCTTGAGATTATGATTGACCGATGAGGGGTTATGGGCATATGCTTATTACTGGGAGTGATCATGCCGAGGCCGTTCAAATTCAGGAGGGTGGGCTGGACCCTGATGCACGACTACTTCAAGCCCAG
The Pseudomonadota bacterium genome window above contains:
- a CDS encoding LysR family transcriptional regulator; its protein translation is MAACLPVGREEPPDDRTRRHMELSMDMQRLRIFCEVYRQRGFSQAARRLKLTQSAVSQQVRALERELGVALFDPQSRASPTAAGDYLFREGNLILATVEDVCRGAQGAGGLGSGMVKFGMIDTAAIEIMPGVLSAFRRAHPEVKVEAVVRASGELMEMVAGHEIEFAIAVTNRTPQGLDSSTVYRDSIVAVVPQGSRFKGPRVSIRELRGEPLILYPLSSHSRMLIEDVFRSNGMVPTVAMEMHYPEAICSLVAQGMGVGLISELSAREQKLRGQRAVMIREFEGVREIGIVLHKRRRPSPQARALMDAVNAAGRRR
- a CDS encoding peroxiredoxin; translation: MEKEKTGMPLLGDRFPDMKVQTTHGMKNLPGDYSGKWFVLFSHPADFTPVCTTEFVAFQKRYEKFRALNCELIGMSVDQVFSHIKWEEWIKEKLDVQIQFPIIADTGAVAEKLGLIHPGKGSNTVRAVFVVDAEGAIRIMFYYPQELGRNMDEILRSVQAMQVSDKNGVAMPAHWPDSEVVGKDHVIIPPPKDVKTAQERFQKAKSGEFECLDWWLCHKKL